In Papaver somniferum cultivar HN1 chromosome 1, ASM357369v1, whole genome shotgun sequence, a genomic segment contains:
- the LOC113340325 gene encoding uncharacterized protein LOC113340325 — MISGESRLGCWSLSSITSSRYSRGSSLLHIYNFSEHLEQLRKSDAVAFSSNAVDDGDRHKCPLILSKHTVDYYIWRQKHLFDSLCTMSRESAWLLKKLKDSPFSSPSSIDQSSKILDIILVYILKFKESKELLDRYLHDECCHRSVDPIRLVMDTNKILVSFGGRIKNLQEQGVKTKSVAETLLKCFVDVVDMSDKRGNPYGDTRSSLQCVFSEVAKETSELIYEAVEKLKSVKHSDLTGGGSPLGCIALWKIIFESSLINLRLDCICEKYSETVKLGVKPFDTATNNQLDQIRLSINQLLTVGKSILVEFMDMQKAVAEVTYTLGDAFTTGGAGMRGSSQDRRPRTSIWKVAEVPYTLGAGKQDDQVMNFNLDDFPWDKHNVPEFSKTGPTHKDEIF, encoded by the exons ATGATTTCAGGCGAGAGCAG GCTCGGTTGTTGGAGTCTTTCCTCGATCACCTCATCAAGATACAGCAGGGGCAGCAGTTTGTTGCATATATATAATTTCTCTGAGCATCTGGAACAATTGAGAAAGTCTGATGCAGTTGCATTTTCTTCCAATGCTGTTGATGATGGAGATAGGCACAAGTGTCCTCTTATCCTTTCCAAGCACACCGTGGACTACTATATTTGGCGACAAAAG CACCTATTCGATAGTCTGTGTACCATGTCACGTGAATCGGCTTGGTTGCTGAAGAAACTCAAGGATTCCCCTTTTTCTAGTCCCTCATCTATCGACCAGTCCAGCAAGATTCTTGACATCATCTTGGTTTATATTCTAAAGTTCAAGGAATCAAAG GAATTGTTGGATCGGTATCTTCATGATGAATGTTGTCATCGTTCTGTTGACCCGATTCGATTAGTTATGGATACTAATAAAATATTAGTTTCCTTCGGAGGCCGTATAAAAAATCTCCAGGAGCAAGGCGTTAAAACAAAATCTGTCGCGGAAACACTGCTTAAATGTTTTGTAGATGTAGTCGATATGTCTGACAAGCGAGGCAATCCATACGGGGACACACGTTCTTCCCTTCAATGTGTGTTTTCTGAGGTTGCCAAGGAAACATCAGAGCTGATATATGAAGCAGTTGAGAAACTAAAATCAGTCAAGCATTCTGATCTTACTGGCGGAGGCTCTCCACTTGGATGTATCGCTTTGTGGAAAATTATATTTGAATCATCTCTAATTAATCTTCGGTTGGATTGTATATGTGAAAAATACAGTGAAACAGTCAAACTCGGG GTGAAACCGTTTGACACTGCCACAAACAATCAACTGGATCAAATTAGGCTGTCGATTAATCAACTATTGACAGTTGGGAAAAGCATCCTAGTTGAATTTATGGACATGCAGAAAGCG GTGGCAGAAGTTACTTATACCCTTGGAGATGCTTTTACAACTGGTGGTGCTGGTATGAGGGGTTCGAGTCAGGATAGGCGTCCTCGGACTTCTATATGGAAGGTGGCAGAAGTTCCTTATACCCTAGGAGCAGGCAAGCAGGATGACCAAGTAATGAATTTCAATCTCGATGATTTCCCTTGGGATAAGCACAATGTTCCAGAGTTTTCTAAGACTGGTCCAACCCACAAAGACGAAATCTTTTAA